The following DNA comes from Capsicum annuum cultivar UCD-10X-F1 chromosome 7, UCD10Xv1.1, whole genome shotgun sequence.
GTTCGATTTTGAACAGTCCTAGTGCTAGTTGGACACACTTCATTTTATATggtgattaaaaaattataaattgaatgatgaattttattattttattcttcactCATATCAACAATATTCGTTAGGCATGTGAAGAAATATTAGAATGTAATTGttcatatttaatatatattattaattatatgaataaaataaaagaataattaattttattctgATTAAATAAGTGATTGATtgatatgaaatatttatttttagtaagataaTCAactaaatggaaaaaaaaaaaggtgtacTCCATATGCttaaaatagaattattatttTCCATTAAACAACAAACTCCCAAACTTATAGATATATATCGTGAAGTACACATTTCCTTTTATTAAAGTCTACGTTTCGCAATTTCTAAATTCGTCTTAAATGCATTAACGTCTTACACCATTACACGTCGTcgttttctaaaaataaaaatcctaacgTGCCGACTCTAAATAGTTTTTCTTCCTGTTTATTCCgttaataataattaatcaatttCTCACCTTCAAagttttcttctttgttcatcaacaattttatcatttttcaaattACTTATGTgcaaaaacacacacaaaataaatataaatatacaaaatattgtatatatatatatatatatatattgatatttacaTGGTGTATATTTGTATAaagttgtatatatgtatgtgtagatagatagttttttttttttggtggaaTTGAAAAATGGCACTGTTGAGGAAATTGTTTTATAGGAAGCCACCTGATGGACTATTAGAGATCTGCGAGAGAGTTTACGGTATGGAAtggaatttttattttgttttaatattaattatggaaattatggaatattttgttgtttttttgagATCGAGCTGGAAAATGTAgaaattttgtgatttttattgaaattttctgGGTTTTAGTTTTCAAAATATGTGATTATTATCTACACGTAATGGTGTGGCCTAGTGGTGGATGAAGTTGGTTGAGCATTGAAATGAGCAGAGAcaaaaatattactccctccgtctcattttatgtgtgaCGTTTTGACCAAATACAGAGTTTAAGGAATAAATGATTGACTTtgtaaaaattttacaaaatttccCCTCTTAAAGTTACTTTaatgtttaatttttagttatCTTGTCTTGTTAAGTGAGACTCAAAAGGGATAAAATGGGTGATAATGTCATTTAATAGTtgtcaaataagaaaatatgacatAAGGAAATATGACTTTTTTTTGGGACGTATAAAAAGGAAAGTATGCCacataaaataggacggagggagtaggtgatttccttttatatgttctAGTTTTGGTGGAGGGAGTTACCTTATACTTGTTGCTggttggtgggaggtggcagatATGCATTGAAATTAGTTGTGTTGTGGGAGGTGGTAGTTATTCCGTGAAACTAGTGGTGTTACTTGTGGGAGGTCAGAGGTGGCCGTTATTTTGTGAAATTTAGTTGTGTTGCTTGTGGGAGGTGAATATTATCCGTGGAATTAGTcgtgttgctggtgggaggtgaaaGGTATCCTCCTTTGGATTAGTcatgttgctggtgggaggtggaaGGTATCCTCTTGTGGAGTAGTcgtgttgctggtgggaggtatcAGCCTATGGATTAGTCGTATTGTTGGTGGTAGGTGACAGGTATCTCGTGGAATTTAGTCGTGTTGCTGGGTGGGAGGTGGCAAGTATCCTGTgtaattagtcgaggtgcatgcAAGCTAACCCAGACACCATGGTTATAAAAAGAAGTGATTATTCTTTGTTAAGGCATATGAAATTGGAAGGACGCAAtcatttttattcacttttattctttttggggggggggggggggggggggtgcagTGAAGATTCAGCTTGTTTATTGGATGTTAAGTTGCAAGTGTGAGTGGACAGAGCGAGTTGTGGCAAAATATGGGATGTTAAGCGTAAAGGAGGTTTCTTGTTATTGAAATTGAGGAGGAAGTTACTTAGACCTTTAATACAATTAAGACTTAGACTCTACCTACTTTTGCATTGATTTACAATACTTATACGGTATGCTAATAATTTAGTCTGAAGAACTACAACACATGTTTTGAGCTGTACGCCAGCTAGTACTCCAGAATTTCTCGTTTATAAAGAAAAATAGCAAAATGTGGGAATTTAAGTTGGAAGTGTGGGTGCAATGCTCTATTATAGAGGGAAAACTAGGAAGGAGGATTTTCAGGGACACCGTTGTAGATACAAGTATTGTAATTGCATAGATAGATACAAAAGGAGCTCCATAGGTGTCAAGTtttgttttccacattatttaacTAGTTGTTCTTTCTCCTGTTTCTTGAGGCCTAGATGAATACAATGCTCTTCCTTGAAGGTGGTTGTATTCTTAGGTGCTCTTTAGGTGTATTAAGCTTGGCTGTCAATGGTAATTTGAAAAAAAGATGGTTGCGTGAGTGGATGGTGCGAGTTATAGCAAACTGCAAGCTATCTGGCAATGAAGAAACTATTTAATACTTTAATTCAACTAAGCTGAAGGGTCAACTATAATGCCCTTTGTACTTTTGGGCTAGGAAATTTATTTTGTGATGACTGATTGACTGCTGCCAAGCTGGCAACATTTGGCATGCTAGCTGAGCTGAGTCGAAGCATAGGAATCAGCATGTCTTTTTCGTCCCAAATACTCTAGTCTAGTACTTGGGGATCTCGTTGAACCAGTGGGAATAGAAGAGGGAGAGAAATGTGTTTAGACAATTCAAAGCAGGCCCGCTTGTGCTTTGTTTAGTATAATtaatgaaatttctaagtttatgCTACTAATTTAATCTAAAGTAGTGCTTTTCCCAAGTATGGGTCATTTAGTTCGAAGGGTAGGTGTGTTGGACAACTAATGCATAATGCAGTTTCATTTAATCCCTCCGGTGTCTGATAGCAGAATTGTTTAATTCAACTATTATAAATGAATGAAGGCTAAAGAAGTGGTGTAACTATGAGGGTGTTCTGATGATTAATGCAAATGATATTAATCTTAGAATATCTTGAAGCAAAAACACCCAATGGTATGACCTTAGTGGTCAATTAAGTGGGAGGACAACCATTGGGTGTCAGTTTCAAATCTTAGTGGAGGCCAAAAAATAAATAGGTGTGGTGGAAAAGTTGAGGTGTACACAAGTTGGCGCTGACACCACCACCATTTAAGGCGAAAGAAAAAACTGATGCGGAAGACTCAGCCACTCGAGAAACTGAGGATTGAACTGATTCTTTAGGTTAAAACGGGTTCTCCATTAGGATTAGATGAAAGGAAAACATGTTTCGCGGCAGCATAAGGTTAGCTTGCTGCAGTGCAAAACTATGAGTTGTAGAGTGTGATCAGTCATGCTTTGATGGGTAGAACAAAAAGGTAAAAATACTTGTGGAAGTGATGCTTTATATAATCTTCAAGCTGTACTGGTTTTTCAATTTATTAAGTTTTGAGTACGTGTAAATTAGGTATACTCTTGTGTGACCTAGAAAAAAAGAGGAAGGAATGGAGAAGATACTGAATCTAATTATGTCAACAACTCAAAGTGTGATGTTACTCAATCAACACCTTTTAAAACCAAAAGGGAAACTGTCAAGAAACACCTTGGCATGCTTCTTTGAAGTGTTTCAAACAGTATTCTCACAACAGAACCCAAATTCTTTTCcttgaaaaaggagaaaaacggAACAGTAATGTGGCAAGAGAAAATGTGTTCCTCTGTTAAAATTTTTCTGAATATTTATGTTTAGTGCTTGACATAATGCAGGAGGCCGAGATTATTACAGCTGAGTCATGTCATTTCTGTTTTATCAGccaaagtataatttttttgactttatAATGTTAATGCCTGTTGTATATCAGTTTTGCTAATCAATGCTTCTATTTTATATGCAGTGTTTGATTGCTGTTTCACCACTGATGTTTGGGAGGAAGAAAAGTACAAAGATTATGCAGGAAATGTGATTACTCAACTTCGGGATCATTACCCTGACGCATCAATTTTGGTCTTTAATTTTCGTGAGGGTATGTCCCAGAGCCTGATGGCTAATATACTGTCCGAGTATGATCTGACAATAATGGACTACCCTCGGCACTATGAGGGTTGTCCCTTGCTTTCAATGGAGGTGATGCACCATTTTCTAAGATCGAGTGAAAGTTGGCTCTCACTCGGGCAACAAAATGTGCTTTTAATGCACTGTGAACGGGGTGGTTGGCCAGTTTTGGCATTTATGTTGGCTGCATTATTGATATATAGGAAACATTACACTGGAGAACAGAAGACCTTAGACATGATTTATAAGCAGGCTCCTCGTGAGCTCTTGTACTTGCTGCAGCCACTGAATCCAATTCCTTCTCAGCTAAGATACCTACAGTATGTTGCCAGGAGAAATGTAAACATGCAGTGGCCTCCATTGGATAGAGCACTCACTTTGGATTGCATCATTATTAGGGCGATACCTAATTTTGATGGCGAGGGTGGTTGCCGGCCAATATTTCGTATCTATGGACAGGACCCACTTCTAGTTTCTGATCGATCACCAAAAATTTTGTTCTCAACTCCAAAGAAGAATAAATTTGTCCGTCATTATAAGCAGGTAATATGGCTTTTCCTCTACTAAAATCATATGTTACTTCCAAAAGGTTTAGGCTATCTTTGAGGAAGGCTATCATATGTTACTTCCAAAAGGTTTAGGCTATCTTTCAGGAACTATCTTTATTCTATTCTGTTGATTAGCCATACTTGTTTTTAGGACTGACTTATAGCCTCGTCAAATTCATCGATAGTTGAAAAAGCACGTGTATAATCTGTAAATACAGCAAGGAACATACGGGGAACTTTATCTATGATAATACAACTTATGGTATTTCAATGAGATCGATGTGTTTGACTTAGAGTGGATCAACTATGTAATATTTGATTCTCTACGGTTTCTCACTTCCGACATCTTCCCAAAGAAGCAATTTTATTGTTTTCCCTCTGCTCTATGACGGTTTTAATTCGTCAAGTAGTGGTCTTCCGTTCTGATTGAGATGTTTGGTTTAGAGTGAATTAGACTATTGAGCAAGTTGCTTTACTGAAGCTTATGATGATTTGTTCTAATGGCATTATTCTTATGCTTTTACTCAAGTGGAGTCCAGTTGAGTTAGGTTGTACTTGACCCTGGTTATTTGTACATGCTTGCAAATGCATGTACCTGTTATTATATCTGGTCTTTCTCCCTCTTCCCCCTCTTCCCCATTCTTGTTATGGATGACCTCTTAGGATGCTATTATTGATCTGGCATTCTTTATAATATCATTTCAGGCAGAATGTGAATTGGTTAAGATTGATATCAATTGTCATATTCAAGGCGATGTTGTGTTGGAATGTATTTGCTTGCACGATGATTTGCAGCGGGAACAGATGATGTTTAGGGCCATGTTTAACACAGCTTTTATTAGGTCAAACATTTTGATGCTTAATCGTGATGAACTTGACACTTTATGGGATGCTAAAGATCAATTTCCAAAAGATTTCAGAGCAGAGGTATCGTTGttcgtattatttttttttgggtagaTACTCTCCAGCTAGAAGCATATTGTAATATTATGAAATTTGTATTGTGGGTGAAGGTTCTTTTCTCAGAGATGGACACTGCTGCTTCTGTTCTTCCTGTAGATTTGTCCTGTTTTGAGGAGAAGGATGGGCTACCAGTAGAGGCATTTGCCAAAGTTCAGGAGATCTTTAACTCTGTGGATTGGATAAATCCGAAGGCTGATGCCGCTCGTGATGTGCTCCAACAAATAACTACGTCAGGTTTAATCCAGGAAAATTTGGAATCCACTCCTCCCCTGTCTCCAGACACTCGCATGCTCGTTGATCAAGCAAATTTAGAGACGCCTGGAGAGAGGAAGGGACCTGCACCAGCGGACAATAATGCTAAGGGTTCGTCACCATTTATGTTGGAGCAGCAGTCTATGTCATCCATCAAATCATCCTCCGAAGTACACCAAAGTGACCAACAGAAAGCTGAAGCTCAATTTGTTGggaccaaaagtgagatgaaggtGTCAAAATTGCAGCCATCAGTTTCTCTTTCAAAACCTTCTCCTGCTGACCTTAGTACCGAACCGAGTGCATCTTCTGTGTCATCACAATCATCTCTGTACGTGCTCCCAACGTCGGAACGTCCTCCACTTATAAAAGAGTTGGATCCTCATGTTCGAGAATGTGATAAGATGAATGACTCTCCTTCCCTACCTGAAACCAGTATGCCACACGTCAAGGCCACTGTTCCAACTTCACCTCCATCCTCACCCATACCTGGAAAGGATCAGGGTATTGGTATTGGAGTAGTTCTATCTCCTTCCTCAGTGGCGCCAGCTCCATTCACTCCTCCCGTGAAAGATCAATTAGTTAGTGGAACTGTTCCTTATGCATCTCAGGCTACTCCACCCAGAACCCAAGGTCCTCCAATTGAATCCTTGAAGGATGACAGGCCTACCAGTACATCTCAACCAGAAACATATCTGCTTCCTCCAGCGGAGCAGCAGCCAGCTCATGAAGGGGAACCTGCTTCACCTCCTCATGTTACTGAATCATCTCTATCTCCTCGCCCCATGACACCATCACCGCACACTCCTCCCATGAAGGATATACTAGTCACTGGAACTGTACCTTTAGCATCTCAGGCTACTCCACCCAGAACCCAATATTCTCCAATTGTATCCTTGAAGGATGATGGACCTACTACGTCACAATCTGATGCACCTCAGCTTCCTCGAACAGTGCAGCGGCCAGCTTATGAAGGGGAATCTAAATCACCTCTTTTGTCAGCGAAACAGCTAGCTGATGAAGCTGCTAAAAAGGAACCTACTCGACCTCTTCATCCTTCTAAAAGTTGTCCTCCATCTCTAGCTCCTAATGCCTCTTCTCCATCAGCTGCCACTCCCTTTATCAAACCTTTAGAACAACCATTAGTCCAGAGGAGTTATTTTCCACCACCACCTCCAGAACATCCAACCCCTCTATTGAACGAGAATGTTGCTTCTGTTGGTGGATCACCTCAGCCACCTGCTCCTCCTACCCCACCTTTGAAGGGTCGTTCAGTTTTCAGGGGGGTGCCATCACCTCCACCACCTCCTCCTCCTTGCGACTCATACCCATTATTTACAACCCCTGCATTAGACAAGAATTCTGCCTGTATTAGTGGACCAGTTGAACCAGTCCCATCTTTGAAGGAAAGTTCAGCTTTTGGATACAAGTCACCGCCACTACCACCACCTCCTCCTCCCCCACCTCCATGCCAGTTAACTACAACCCAAACATTGAGAGCAAATTCTGCCTCTATTGCTGAACCACCTCAACATCCACCTCCACCTACTCCACCTTTGAAGGAAAAAGTTGTTCCCCAAACCAGAGTACCACCACCCCTGCCTCCACCTCTTCCTGGGCAGGGGAACTCCTCACTCAGGGGTGGACCCTCTCCACCTCCACCCCCTCCTTTGCCTGCAGCACAAGCTTCTAAGCCTGCGAATATATCTGCAATGCCATCACCTCAACCTCCACCTCCGCCTACTCCGCCTTTGAAGGAAAAAGTTGCTCCCCAACCCGGAGTACCACCTCCCCCGCCTCCCCCTCTTCCCGGGCAACCTATGAAGGAGAACTCCTCACTCAGAAGTGGACCCTCTCCACCTCCACCCCCTCCTTTGCCTGCTGCACAAGCTTCTAAGCCTGTGAATACATCTGAAAAGCCACCGCCGCTTCCTCCTCCTGCGTTGGGTTCTCCCCAGAGTGTTCCTTCCGCTCCCCCTCCTCCAGTCCCTTCTCTTGAGCCAGATCTAAAAGCTGGTTCTGGTCTGATACAGTCAGCAGCAAGAGGTAGTAATCTCCCTACTACTCCATCTCCACCCCCACCTTCTGCTCCTCCACTTGGCTTAAAGGGCCGGGGACCATTATCTCGTACCATGAACTCAAGAAGTCAGTCATCTAAGAAACTGAAGCCATTACATTGGTTAAAGATATCCAGAGCAGTCTCAGGAAGCTTGTGGGCTGAGGCTCAAAAATGCAGTGATGCTACCAAGTAGGTGCTAACTATGACCGTGAAAGTAGCCATTagtaaatcttttttatttttttaaagatccTTTCCAGATACAACATCTCATGTCCTTCAATTTCTGTTTGATAGGGCACCAGAGATTGATATATCAGAGCTTGAATCTCTCTTTTCAGCTGCAGTTCCAACTTCAGGACAAGACAGTTCAGGCGGGAAAAGGAATTCAAGGACATCAATGGCGCAGAAGCCAGAGAAAGTGCAACTGGTAATTGTTTATGCCTATATGACATCTGAGGTTCCTTGTAGATGTATGCGCAAAGTTTtcctaaatcttttttatttcgGTACAGTCATTTGCGCAGTTTCAGGTGTTTTATGGTTTGACATAAATCTCAGTCTTAAATATTATGAACAGTCTAATTTTAACGTACACTTTCTGAACTTGGTATTGTACTTTGTTATCTTCCTTTAGTGCAACTTGTTCCCCAATCCCTCTTTCTTGGTTTGTTGTGGAATGAAATTCTTTGGCTGAAACCTGGTGGAGCTTTATTCCTAAAAACCCAAGTTTGTGAAAGGAGCAGCACAGTGCTGACGTGTCGTAGTGACGCTTCTCATCTCTAGTGATCTTTATTTCCCGTTTAATATAATTTCTCTTGATATATAGGAGGTTGCACTGGTTACTTAAAAACCATATTTAAATTTCCATCCATCATAAACGTTAACTCCAGAATGAACCATGGCTGGATTGTCACGAATGCCAAATCTGAAAGCTGTTAGATGTTTTTGTAATGTGCATCCTGTTATTCATTCAGAACCATCCCTTAATATTACTGAATAACATAAAATTGAAGACACTAGGAATACTAGTTTCACTATTGAGGATGCCAAAACCTTATGCCAGTTAGTCCTTtcctttaaaagaaaattattggaAAAAAGCCAACTGTGCCAGTCAGTGCACCATACCGAGGCAGCCTGTAACGGGAAATTTAATCTTTATTCACATTACTTGAATGGTCAACAGTCATACTCATAATTAAGGCAGCATCACTAATGTAATTTTTAACACATTATTTAAATGAGGAGTCATCACAGCCCCTTGAGATGCAGCCCTTCCCCGGACTCTGCGTGAATGCAGGATACTTTGTGCATCGGACTGCCCCTTTGTTTAGGAGAACCATGATGTCTCAGGTTCAAATTCCACGTGAGGCAAAAGCACTAGTTCATTTCTTCCAATCTGTCTAAGCTTTGGTGAAAAACGTCACCCAGTATCTGTGCTGGTGGGAGGTAGCAGGTACCCGGTACCCGGTGGAATAGTTGAGGTGGACAAGTTGGCCAGACACCACTGTCATTAAAAAATCTATTGCTTTCATTCTGACAAATATTTACATTGCTCTGTATCTTAAAAAATCTAATTACTGAATTCTTTTTTCCTGAGGCCTGGATTGGGATCTTTTACCGTTGTATAATACCACCATGGTGGTTGGACAAACAATATCTTTTTGTTCTGATTCCCAGTTTGTTTCCACAAATTATCTAAGCTTCTTTGTCAAGGATTCAGTGAAAACCTATTCACAAGTAACATCTGATATAATGCATCTCCACCTGTACTCATATAGCTCTGTGGAGACCACTGCCTTTTCTCCCCTCGCATATAGCTGTGGATAAAGATGGAACTGTGGCACTATTTCAGCTCTTCTAAGTTTTAAGAGAGCATTTACCTGAACTCTATTTTGGCAGGTTGATCATAGACGAGCTTATAATTGTGAAATCATGCTTTCTAAGGTGAAAATACCACTGCATGACATGCTGGTAAGCTGTATTCATATACAATTTGATTTCTTTTTGGATAATCTGGTTATCTTAGAATATATATCTGACATACAATTGTTTGTATTAATCTCTGCCATATTATCTTGAGTAATCATTTATCCACTTCGGTATAGCACTATACCTGCAGTAGGTTGGCGCTGTTATCACAATGATTCTTTTAATATTTCAAGTTCTAAAACTTAAAAGTAAGTTGCATGTCCCATGATTATATAGCTGCCAGTGTTTGATTAATTTTTGTGTTCCTAACAAGCAATTATGGTAAACCATGTCCAATCGTCCCTAGATCTGTTTATCTCTGATTTTCACTCCCTTCCTATTTTCTCCATTTTGTATTAAACTTCCCCTTGGAAATAGGAATAATTAGTAATATATGGATGAATAACTGAGTGACAAATTTACCCTCTATCATTTTCAGGATGAATATGTAGCATGAAAGTTATTGGTTCATGTAAATTCCACTCCCTTCCATATATGGTTTTGGACAATTTTAACCTAATGAGCTAgattttggggttgagttaggtccGAGATCCAAGAATATAATGTCCATTTTGTGGAAATATTCTGGTAAAAGTTGGATTATGCCTCTAATTGTTAGCTTCACTTTTTAATAATCTCAACAGAGCTCAGTGCTTGCACTGGAAGATTCAGCACTAGATGTGGATCAGGTGGAGAATCTCATTAAGTTTTGCCCGACCAAGGAGGAGATGGAAACTCTCAAGGTGAAAGATCTgattgaaaagaataaggaaaactAACGGTTTAATGTAAATAAGAACACATTGAATAACCTTGTCTAGTTGAACATTTCTGTTTCAGGCTTATAAAGGAGAGAAGGAGAAGTTGGGTCGATGTGAACAGGTCTGTCCATTGTGAACTAACTTTCTTCCTTATTTTTGTTTACTATCCCACTTCCTCCTGCATGGAGTTGATTGGACCTTTTATATAGTAACATCTAAATATAAGACCGCTTTGTTGTTGCAGTTT
Coding sequences within:
- the LOC107877622 gene encoding formin-like protein 18, with amino-acid sequence MALLRKLFYRKPPDGLLEICERVYVFDCCFTTDVWEEEKYKDYAGNVITQLRDHYPDASILVFNFREGMSQSLMANILSEYDLTIMDYPRHYEGCPLLSMEVMHHFLRSSESWLSLGQQNVLLMHCERGGWPVLAFMLAALLIYRKHYTGEQKTLDMIYKQAPRELLYLLQPLNPIPSQLRYLQYVARRNVNMQWPPLDRALTLDCIIIRAIPNFDGEGGCRPIFRIYGQDPLLVSDRSPKILFSTPKKNKFVRHYKQAECELVKIDINCHIQGDVVLECICLHDDLQREQMMFRAMFNTAFIRSNILMLNRDELDTLWDAKDQFPKDFRAEVLFSEMDTAASVLPVDLSCFEEKDGLPVEAFAKVQEIFNSVDWINPKADAARDVLQQITTSGLIQENLESTPPLSPDTRMLVDQANLETPGERKGPAPADNNAKGSSPFMLEQQSMSSIKSSSEVHQSDQQKAEAQFVGTKSEMKVSKLQPSVSLSKPSPADLSTEPSASSVSSQSSLYVLPTSERPPLIKELDPHVRECDKMNDSPSLPETSMPHVKATVPTSPPSSPIPGKDQGIGIGVVLSPSSVAPAPFTPPVKDQLVSGTVPYASQATPPRTQGPPIESLKDDRPTSTSQPETYLLPPAEQQPAHEGEPASPPHVTESSLSPRPMTPSPHTPPMKDILVTGTVPLASQATPPRTQYSPIVSLKDDGPTTSQSDAPQLPRTVQRPAYEGESKSPLLSAKQLADEAAKKEPTRPLHPSKSCPPSLAPNASSPSAATPFIKPLEQPLVQRSYFPPPPPEHPTPLLNENVASVGGSPQPPAPPTPPLKGRSVFRGVPSPPPPPPPCDSYPLFTTPALDKNSACISGPVEPVPSLKESSAFGYKSPPLPPPPPPPPPCQLTTTQTLRANSASIAEPPQHPPPPTPPLKEKVVPQTRVPPPLPPPLPGQGNSSLRGGPSPPPPPPLPAAQASKPANISAMPSPQPPPPPTPPLKEKVAPQPGVPPPPPPPLPGQPMKENSSLRSGPSPPPPPPLPAAQASKPVNTSEKPPPLPPPALGSPQSVPSAPPPPVPSLEPDLKAGSGLIQSAARGSNLPTTPSPPPPSAPPLGLKGRGPLSRTMNSRSQSSKKLKPLHWLKISRAVSGSLWAEAQKCSDATKAPEIDISELESLFSAAVPTSGQDSSGGKRNSRTSMAQKPEKVQLVDHRRAYNCEIMLSKVKIPLHDMLSSVLALEDSALDVDQVENLIKFCPTKEEMETLKAYKGEKEKLGRCEQFMLELMQVPRIESKLRVFSFKIQFESQVSELRNSLNIVNSAADQIKGSSKLKRIMQTILSLGNALNQGTARGSAVGFRLDSLLKLTETRARNNKMTLMHYLCKVLADKLPELLDFSKDLSSLEPCAKIQLKFLAEEMQAISKGLEKVVQELSMSENDGVVSENFRKALKEFLCYAEGEVRSLAHLYSGVGRNVDSLILYFGEDPARCPFEQVITTLLNFRRMFNHALEENRKQLEFERKKAEKEALEKQKMTQKT